The proteins below come from a single Stutzerimonas stutzeri RCH2 genomic window:
- a CDS encoding alpha/beta fold hydrolase, protein MPESVSLRCRDGYTLSAQLWSPHGAARGAVIISCATGVLSRYYARYASFLTEHGFTALTYDFRGIGGSRPQRLRDMRMRWRDWGEFDFDAAVRYMRERDSHGLLVAVGHSAGGFMPGFAEAASEVDRYLNVAGQYAYWRDYAAQQRLRMYAKWHLFMPAVTRLVGYFPGRRFGWLEDLPAGVALEWSRRGARLEDSYPSTEHKLLFSRFAAIRAPILAVSTSDDEFATPAAMRRGLGYFRNSPRQLVQLNPRAMGFERIGHFGLFHDRHRNGFWRDTLEWIAEGRNPWLADEVIEAGAALNSDAAIPFGAPSGYKPGP, encoded by the coding sequence ATGCCCGAATCCGTTTCCCTGCGTTGCCGCGACGGTTATACGCTGTCTGCGCAGCTGTGGAGTCCGCACGGTGCGGCGCGCGGCGCGGTGATCATCAGCTGCGCGACCGGCGTGCTGTCGCGCTATTACGCGCGCTACGCGAGCTTTCTCACTGAGCACGGTTTTACTGCACTGACCTACGATTTTCGCGGCATCGGTGGCTCGCGGCCGCAGCGCCTGCGCGACATGCGGATGCGTTGGCGCGACTGGGGCGAGTTCGACTTCGATGCCGCGGTGCGCTACATGCGTGAACGCGATTCGCACGGGCTGCTGGTCGCAGTGGGGCATAGCGCCGGCGGCTTCATGCCGGGCTTTGCCGAAGCCGCCAGCGAGGTGGATCGATATCTGAACGTTGCCGGGCAGTACGCCTATTGGCGCGACTACGCCGCCCAGCAGCGCCTGCGCATGTACGCCAAGTGGCATCTGTTCATGCCCGCGGTGACCCGCCTGGTTGGCTATTTTCCCGGACGCCGCTTCGGCTGGCTGGAAGACCTGCCGGCGGGTGTCGCGCTGGAATGGTCGCGGCGCGGCGCGCGGCTGGAAGACAGTTATCCATCCACCGAGCACAAGCTGCTGTTCAGCCGTTTCGCCGCGATCCGCGCGCCGATCCTCGCAGTGAGCACCAGCGATGACGAGTTCGCCACGCCAGCGGCCATGCGTCGGGGCTTGGGTTACTTTCGCAACAGCCCGCGTCAGCTGGTGCAGCTCAATCCACGCGCGATGGGCTTCGAGCGCATCGGCCATTTCGGCCTGTTCCATGACCGGCACCGCAACGGTTTCTGGCGCGACACGCTGGAGTGGATCGCCGAGGGCCGCAATCCCTGGCTCGCCGATGAGGTCATCGAGGCAGGAGCAGCGCTGAACAGCGACGCCGCCATTCCCTTCGGCGCGCCATCCGGCTATAAGCCTGGCCCATGA
- a CDS encoding SLC13 family permease: MTGEQLIVFGVLAATLVLFVWNRWRYDLVALGALLACALTGVVPADEVFSGIGHPAVISVAAVLVLSRGLLNAGVVDSVARRLMQVGDRPWAQVAALTGIVALSSGFMNNVGALALFMPVAIWMSRQSGRSPSYLLMPLAFGSLLGGTLTLIGTPPNLIIAGYRAEAGEAPFGMFAFLPVGAAVTVAGVLFIAVLGWRLVPRRQEQEGNGDLFEISAYLTEVRVPESCKYAGRTLHALINAVKDEADVQVIALVRGDERQRMPSTYEVLREGDILLVEADSDSLKALLDVTGVELAANVDEHDEATQAEQLETEQAVEEERARKSHKSRHGELTLAEAIVSPRSMLVGTTASGLDLRERHGVNVLAVARQGQRLRQRLGQIRFAAGDILLLQARENALQSSLNSLGCLPLASRGLSITTPRNVLLASAIFAITLATIAFGLVPAATALVTGALVMILVGLIPLGGIYESIDMPVIVLVAAMLPVGQALETSGGSQLIAEALLGLGQSLPPAGTLALLMVAVMLISNVVNNAAAAVLAAPVAISLARGMDVSVDPFLMAVAIGASCAFLTPIGHQSNTLVMAPGGYRFGDYWRLGLPLSILVVLCAVPTILWIWPL, from the coding sequence ATGACCGGCGAACAGCTGATCGTCTTTGGCGTACTGGCAGCAACGCTGGTGCTGTTCGTCTGGAATCGCTGGCGCTACGACCTGGTCGCCCTCGGCGCGCTGCTTGCCTGTGCGCTGACCGGCGTGGTGCCGGCTGACGAGGTGTTCTCCGGGATCGGCCATCCCGCGGTGATCTCGGTGGCCGCGGTGCTGGTACTCAGCCGCGGACTGCTCAATGCCGGCGTGGTGGACTCGGTGGCGCGGCGCCTGATGCAGGTCGGCGATCGGCCATGGGCGCAGGTCGCCGCGCTGACTGGAATCGTCGCGCTCAGCTCGGGCTTCATGAACAACGTCGGCGCGCTGGCGCTGTTCATGCCAGTGGCAATCTGGATGTCGCGCCAGAGCGGCCGCTCACCCTCGTATCTGCTGATGCCGCTGGCGTTCGGTTCGCTGCTGGGCGGCACTCTGACGCTGATCGGCACCCCGCCGAACCTGATCATCGCCGGTTACCGCGCCGAAGCAGGCGAGGCCCCGTTCGGCATGTTTGCCTTTCTTCCGGTGGGCGCCGCGGTGACGGTCGCCGGCGTGCTGTTCATCGCGGTGCTCGGCTGGCGGCTGGTGCCGCGGCGGCAGGAACAGGAAGGCAACGGCGATCTGTTCGAGATCAGCGCCTACCTCACCGAAGTGCGCGTGCCGGAAAGCTGCAAATACGCCGGGCGCACCCTGCACGCGCTGATCAATGCGGTGAAGGACGAGGCCGATGTGCAGGTGATCGCTCTGGTACGCGGCGACGAGCGCCAGCGCATGCCGTCCACCTACGAGGTGCTGCGCGAGGGTGACATCCTGCTGGTGGAAGCCGACTCGGACAGCCTCAAGGCGCTGCTCGACGTCACCGGTGTCGAGCTGGCAGCCAATGTCGACGAGCACGACGAGGCGACTCAGGCCGAGCAATTGGAGACCGAGCAGGCCGTCGAGGAGGAACGAGCCCGAAAGAGCCACAAGAGCCGCCATGGCGAGCTGACCCTGGCCGAAGCCATCGTCTCGCCACGCTCCATGCTGGTCGGCACGACCGCCAGCGGCCTCGACCTGCGTGAGCGCCACGGCGTCAACGTGCTGGCCGTCGCCCGCCAGGGGCAGCGGCTGCGCCAGCGGCTCGGCCAGATCCGCTTCGCCGCCGGCGACATCCTGCTGCTGCAGGCCCGCGAAAACGCGCTGCAATCAAGCCTGAACAGCCTGGGCTGCCTGCCGCTGGCCTCCCGCGGACTGAGCATCACCACCCCGCGCAATGTACTGCTGGCCAGCGCCATCTTCGCCATCACCCTGGCGACCATCGCCTTCGGCCTGGTTCCCGCCGCCACCGCGCTAGTTACCGGGGCGTTGGTGATGATCCTGGTCGGGCTGATTCCTCTGGGCGGCATCTACGAAAGTATCGACATGCCCGTCATCGTACTGGTCGCGGCCATGCTGCCGGTCGGCCAGGCGCTGGAAACCAGCGGGGGCTCGCAGCTGATCGCCGAAGCCCTGCTGGGACTGGGCCAGTCGCTGCCGCCAGCCGGGACGCTGGCGCTGCTGATGGTGGCGGTAATGCTGATCTCCAATGTGGTCAACAACGCCGCAGCGGCGGTGCTCGCTGCCCCCGTGGCGATCAGCCTGGCGCGCGGCATGGACGTGTCGGTCGATCCCTTTCTGATGGCCGTGGCGATCGGCGCGTCCTGTGCCTTTCTCACGCCCATCGGCCATCAGTCCAACACGCTGGTGATGGCGCCGGGCGGCTATCGCTTCGGTGACTATTGGCGGCTTGGGCTGCCGCTGTCGATTCTGGTGGTGCTCTGCGCCGTGCCGACGATCCTCTGGATCTGGCCGCTATGA
- a CDS encoding GreA/GreB family elongation factor, with the protein MNKTALQQQIIATLEADREVAKAVLAATHEAATHAESKAENKYDTRGLEAAYLADGQRRRLHEIETALAAYRNLQPTMGSDECVRVGALLCLEHDGVERWFFLGPDAAGLKLQHEGREILVISPRSPLGHGLLGRQVGDEVELQVNGQRQSYEVLEVH; encoded by the coding sequence ATGAACAAGACCGCCCTTCAGCAGCAGATCATCGCCACCCTCGAAGCCGACCGCGAGGTCGCCAAGGCTGTGCTGGCCGCGACCCACGAGGCCGCGACCCATGCCGAGAGCAAGGCCGAGAACAAGTACGACACCCGCGGCCTGGAAGCCGCCTACCTCGCTGACGGGCAAAGACGGCGCCTGCACGAGATCGAGACGGCGCTTGCCGCCTACCGCAACCTGCAGCCGACCATGGGCTCGGACGAGTGCGTGCGGGTCGGTGCGCTGCTTTGTCTTGAGCATGATGGTGTCGAACGCTGGTTCTTCCTTGGCCCGGATGCCGCGGGGCTGAAGCTGCAGCATGAAGGCCGGGAGATTCTGGTGATCTCGCCGCGTTCGCCATTGGGTCACGGGCTGTTGGGGCGTCAGGTGGGCGATGAGGTGGAACTGCAGGTCAATGGCCAACGACAGAGCTATGAGGTGCTGGAGGTTCACTAG